Below is a genomic region from Microbacterium esteraromaticum.
CTCGCGCTCTCCGCCACCGTGTTGGTGGTGCCGACCGTCACCCCGGACGCGCCGCTGACCGCCACGTCCTGCGTGTACTTCGCGGTGCCGGAGCAGGTCGCGTTGGTGAAGAGCTGGAACGTGACGGTGCCTGCCAGAGTCCCTCCCGCGGGGGCGGTGATCGTCGCCGAGTCGTTGGGCACCCAGCGCTGCGCCGTGGTGAGAGAGGATGCCACGGTCGAGACCACCACGTCCTCCTGAGCGTCGGTGCAGTCGGCGTTGTGCGTCACGCTGTTGGTGTTCGCCGAACCCGAGGTGCACACGGCGACCCAGTGGTATTCGCCCGCTGCGGTGGGTGTGAACGCGGGGCTCTGATAGCTGCCGTTGCCGTCCACCGCCACAGGCGGGGAGGTGTAGGCCAGGACTCCGCACTCCGTGGCGCTGGGGCCGTACAGCTTGAACACGATCGTGCCGTCGTCCTTCGCCCCCGCGGCGCCGGTGAGGTTGATCGGCGGCTCGGTGGGCTGCGTGGCGGTGCCGCTCAGCTGAGCGGTGTCGCGCACTGTCCCTCCCAGGCTGATCGGATCGCTGGCATCCGTTGTCAGGGACGGGGTGACAGGTGCGACCGTGAAGCACTCGGAGTCGCGCGAGTCGCTCGAGCCGGGGATGTCGTTCGCCGAGTCGCCACTGTACTCGGCCCGCCAGCAGTACCGGCCGGCGGAGGTGACGGAGGCCACGGGAGACGGCACGGTCACCGGATAGTCGTCGCCCGTCACATCGACGGTGCCGACCAGGACTCCGCCGGTGTCGCAGTGCGCCGCGCCCGCCACCTTGCAGAGGTGGAAGGTGACAGTGCCATCGGGTGCCGGGTCTCCGCCGGTCATGTCGACCACGGCCGAGTCGCGCACGGCGACGATGCCGGTGCCGATCGAGAAGTTCGCCGGGATGGGCAGACCGGCTCCGGTCTGCGGCGTCGTCACGGTGGACGACTCGCAGTTGCTCAGTTCGGGCGCCGGGGTGAGGATGGTGTCCTTGTAGTCGGCTGTGTCGGAGTTGCCCGTCACCGTGCTGGGAATCACATTGGCGAGCACGAGGCATTGTGGAACCCCGTTCGACAGGATCGCAGTCAGATCGACGGCTGCCTCGCCTTTGAAGTTGTCAGGGCTGTACGCCGTCGCCGAGACGGCATCGTCGAGCAGCGTCGGGTGATCATGTGAGAGACGGCTACACCCGTCTGCTGGGCCGGCTGGGACTTCCCGTGCGTGCCTACGCGGATGGCGCGGACGCCGCGTTCATCCCGCACGCGCCCGCCGTCGCCGTTCTCGAGGTGGAGGACGGCGGCTGCACCGTGCTGCGCGAGCTGCGCGATCGGTACGGTCCCGACCTCCCGGCCATGCTGGTGTCGGCGGAGCGCACCGCACCTGCCGACGTCGTCGCCGGGCTGCTCGTCGGAGCCGACGACTACGCGGCGGAGTCCATGGACGCGCAGGAGTTCCTGGCGCGGGTCCGCCGGCTCATCGAGCGCAGGGGACGAGGGCCGCACCCGACGACCGACCTGCGCCCGCTGTCGCTGCTCACCCATCGCGAACGCGAGGTGCTGAGCCTGACGACCGAGGGGCTGTCGCAGAAGCAGGTCGCCTCTGCGCTGGGTATCAGCATCAAGACGGTCGGGGCGCACATGCAGAGCCTGCTCGTGAAGCTGGGAGTGCATTCGCGCATAGAGGCTGTGGCGCTGGCGATCCGGTCGGGCGAGCACGTCGGGATGCCGCGCTGACCTGCCTCACGCGACCAGGGCTATCCGCCCGCCGAGCTCGCCGTCTTCGGCCAGCCGGGCGACCACGTCGAACACCGTCCGCTCGATCGCCGCGACGGCGGCGGTCGGTCGCACCGCCGCGCGCCGCGACAGGTTCACGGTGCGCGTCATCGACGGGGAGGTCAGCTCTGTGCCGAGAAGCTCCGGCCTGTGAAGCAGCACGGCTGCGGGCACGACCGCGACGCCGATGCCGCGAGCGACGAAGCGAAGCACGGCGTCCATCTCGGCGCCCTCGACGGCGATCGAGGGCGTGAGACCTGCCGTCTCGAAGGCGGCATCCGTGGCCAGACGCAGGTCGTAGCTGCGGTTGAACGCGACCTGCGGCAGCGCGGCGAGCTCGGCGACCGTCAGCCGCGCGGGCACGTCGGCATGGGCGCGAAGCGCGGAGTCGGCGGCGGATGCCACCATCAGCTCCTCGCGGAAGAGCGCGACCCGCTCGACGGCGCTGTCGTCACGCACATTCGGCCGGGTGATGGTGAGGGCGAGGTCGAGAGAGCCCTCGACGAGGGCGTCGACGAGAGCATGCGAACCTGCCTCGGTGATCTGCAGATCGACCCCCGGATGCTCGCGATGGAACTCCGCGATCACCTCGGCGACCACCGACACGCACAGCGTCGGCGTCGCACCCAGCCGCACCCGCCCGCGGCGCAGGCCTGCCAGCTCGTCCATGGCGTGGCGCGCCGAGTCGGCATCCGCGAGCATTCGCCGGGCGATGGGCAGCAGCGCTTCGCCGGCTGTGGTGATCACCACTCCCGTGCGATCGCGCTGGAAGAGCGTCGCGCCGAGATCGGCTTCGAGCGCCTGGATCTGTCGCGACAGCGATGGCTGCGTGAGGAACAGCTCGTCAGCGGCGCGGGTGAAGTGGGCGAGACGGGCCACGCTCTCGAAGGCGCGCAGCTGCTCCAATTTCATGCATACAGCGTATCGAAGTGAGGCAGAAGATGCATTGGCGTTATCATCAGGGAGTTTCTAGCGTGGAAGCATGAGCACTCAGCCCCGCACCGAACGCCGCCTGTCCACCTCCGTCCTCGTCATCGGCACCGGCGGCGCGGGCCTGCGCGCATCGATCGAACTCGCCGAGCGCGGCATCCAGGTGCTCGCCGTCGGCAAGCGTCGCAAGCACGATGCGCACACCACCCTCGCCGCCGGCGGCATCAACGCCGCGCTCGGCACCATGGACCCGGAGGACTCGTGGCAGCAGCACGCCGCCGACACCCTGCGCGAGTCGTACTTCCTCGCTGACCCCGCGATCGTCGAGGTCGTCGCGCGAGGTGCCGCACGTGGCATCGACGACCTCGAGCGATGGGGCATGCCGTTCGCCCGTGAAGACGACGGCCGCATCAGCCAGCGGTTCTTCGGCGCACACCGCTACCGCCGCACCGCCTACGCGGGTGACTACACAGGCCTCGAGATCCAGCGCACCCTCATGCGCCGCGCGGCCGAGCTCGCCGTGCCCATCATCGACACCGTCTACATCACACGCATCCTCGTTGCCGATGGCACGGTGTTCGGCGCCTACGGATTCGACGTCGTCGACGGCACCCCGGTCGTGATCCACGCCGACGCCGTCATCCTCGCCGCCGGCGGGCACACCCGCATCTGGCGGTACACCTCGTCTCGGCGCGATGAGAACACCGGCGACTCGTTCCGGCTCGCCGCGCTCGCCGGGGCGCGCATCCGCGACGCAGAGCTTGTGCAGTTCCACCCCTCCGGACTCATCGAGCCGGACGACGCGGCCGGCACCCTCGTGTCCGAGGCCGCTCGTGGCGAGGGCGGCATCCTCACCAACGCGCTGGGCGAGCGGTTCATGCAGCGCTACGACCCCGAGCGCATGGAGCTGTCGACCCGCGACCGCGTGGCACTGGCGAACTACACCGAGATCGCCGAGGGCCGCGGCACCGAGAAGGGCGGCGTCTGGCTCGACGTGTCGCACCTGCCGCGCGAGCAGATCCTCGAGAAGCTGCCCCGGCTGTACCGCACGATGATCGACCTGCAGATGCTCGACATCACGGAGAGCCCGATGGAGGTCGCCCCCACCGCGCACTACTCGATGGGCGGTGTGTGGGTACGGCCCGACGACCACGGCACCGGCGTCGACGGCTTGTACGCCATCGGGGAGGCATCCAGCGGCCTGCACGGCGCCAATCGCCTTGGTGGCAACTCGCTGATCGAGCTGATGGTCTACGGCCGCATCACTGGTGAGACGGCAGCCGAGTACGTGCGCGCGCGCACAGAGGTGCATCGCGACCCCGCCGCCGTCGCCGAGGCGCGCGCCGAGATCGACGGCTTCCTGACCAGCACCGGCACGGAGACACCGCGTCGGCTGCAGCGCGCGGTGCGCGACCTGATGACCGAGCACGCCGGGGTCATCCGCACCGAGCAGTCTCTGCGCGAAGGCCTCGCGAAGCTCGCGGTCCTCGAAGAGCGGGCGACTCACGTCGGCGCGCACCCCGACATCGCCGGCTTCGACGACCTCGCCCACGCCTTCGATCTGCTCGGCTCGCTGCTCGCCGCCCGAGCCACGCTCGAGTCGGCTGTCGAGCGGCGTGAGACCCGAGGCTGCCACAACCGCGCCGACTACCCCGAGACCGATCCGGCCCTGCGCGGCAACATGATCTGGAGCCCGGCCGGCGGCGTCAGCTTCGAGCCGCTGCCCGATGCCCCCGAGTCGTTCCGCATTCTGGCCGAGGCCTCGGCATCGGATTCGGTCGTCGGCAAGCTCGTGGAGTGAGCCGGTCTGATCGGCGCCGGACGATCGCGGCCGCCTCCGGCGGCACGGTCGTCCGGCCGTTCGCCGATGGGTTATGCGTGCGCGGCGAGGTCGCCGGAGCGCTGCCCGTCGGGGCTCACCTGGTGACCGTGCTGCGCGCGGGCGACGAGCTGCTGCTGCACTACTCGCTGCGCTGAGGGTCCGCCTCGTCCGGCTGGGCGACGTCCCGCTGGGCATCGTCGCCGTCGGCCGGCGCGAGCATGCCCAGGATGCGCTGCAGGTGCATCGCGCTCAGCACGCCGGGTCCGGCGACGGCGTCCATCTCGATCGAGCGGGCATGCACGGCCCGCAGCAGCGTCTGAACCGCATCCGACGCGCGCACATGCAGCTCGACGGCCTCGCCCGCCTCAGCCCCGAGCACGTCGGCGACCGCGCTGCACGCACGCGACAGCGGCTCGACGAGCTCGGGATCGAGTGGGAACGCCGACGGCCGCCCGTTGATCGTGTCGCTCAGACAGCCCGAGACGTCGCGGATCTGATGCGCCACCTCGACCAGCACCTCGAGGCGGGCGTGCTCTTCGCTGGTGTCGGCTCGACCGCGCCACGCGCGGGGATTGCCTCGACGGCTCTCGTCGGCTTCTGCGAGCGCATCGCGCAGCGAGCGACTCGTCTCGGCCAGCGCGCCCGCATCCTGCATCCAGCCATCGCGCTCCGGCGGCCACTTCTCGGTCAGCGCCGCGGCGATGTCGTCGAGATGGGCGGCCAGCCGCTGCTGAAAGGCGTCGATGCGGCCGGCGGCCTCCGACACGAGGGGCGCGGGCGGGATGATCAGGTTCACCAGCAGTCCCACGACCACGCCCACCGCCGTCTGGGTGACGTAGCCGAGGGAGTAGTCCTCCGCATCAGCTCCTCCGATGATCAGCACGAACAGCGCCGCCATCGGGATGTACTCGCGACCGATGCCGAACCACCCGGTGCCCGAGACCAGCACGCCGATGCCCACGACCCCGATGATCGACCACACGCTGGGCCCGACGGTCAGCAGCACCAGCGCAGCCAGCCCGATCCCCACTCCCAGCCCGAGCAGGGTCTGCAGGCCGGAACGGAACGACGACATGAGCGTGGGGTACATGCTGATCAGCGCGCCGAACGGCGCGTAGTACGGGTAGTCGTCGGTCACCCCCGGCATGTGCGGGGCTATCAGCCACGCCACGGCGACAGCGAGCGCCGTCTTCGCCGCGAACAGCAACCGGGCGCGGGTGACCGCGCCCCTGAGCGACGGTCTGACGGTGCTCAGCGAAGCCCGCATCCGTCGTTCGAGGCGCTGTGGACGCACTCCGATCACCTCCTCGCTCACCACCAGCACACACGTGCCGGGGGTGTGGCGGAAGGGGGTTCCCCCCGGGTGCGGCGTTTGCGACAATCTCGGCGTTCGACGGCTTCAGGAGGGCATCATGGCGACGAATCGGCGACTCATGCGGTGTGCACCCGAGGCGGTGTTCCGCGCGCTGAGCGACGGGTGG
It encodes:
- a CDS encoding response regulator transcription factor, giving the protein MRDGYTRLLGRLGLPVRAYADGADAAFIPHAPAVAVLEVEDGGCTVLRELRDRYGPDLPAMLVSAERTAPADVVAGLLVGADDYAAESMDAQEFLARVRRLIERRGRGPHPTTDLRPLSLLTHREREVLSLTTEGLSQKQVASALGISIKTVGAHMQSLLVKLGVHSRIEAVALAIRSGEHVGMPR
- a CDS encoding LysR family transcriptional regulator translates to MKLEQLRAFESVARLAHFTRAADELFLTQPSLSRQIQALEADLGATLFQRDRTGVVITTAGEALLPIARRMLADADSARHAMDELAGLRRGRVRLGATPTLCVSVVAEVIAEFHREHPGVDLQITEAGSHALVDALVEGSLDLALTITRPNVRDDSAVERVALFREELMVASAADSALRAHADVPARLTVAELAALPQVAFNRSYDLRLATDAAFETAGLTPSIAVEGAEMDAVLRFVARGIGVAVVPAAVLLHRPELLGTELTSPSMTRTVNLSRRAAVRPTAAVAAIERTVFDVVARLAEDGELGGRIALVA
- a CDS encoding FAD-binding protein, whose amino-acid sequence is MSTQPRTERRLSTSVLVIGTGGAGLRASIELAERGIQVLAVGKRRKHDAHTTLAAGGINAALGTMDPEDSWQQHAADTLRESYFLADPAIVEVVARGAARGIDDLERWGMPFAREDDGRISQRFFGAHRYRRTAYAGDYTGLEIQRTLMRRAAELAVPIIDTVYITRILVADGTVFGAYGFDVVDGTPVVIHADAVILAAGGHTRIWRYTSSRRDENTGDSFRLAALAGARIRDAELVQFHPSGLIEPDDAAGTLVSEAARGEGGILTNALGERFMQRYDPERMELSTRDRVALANYTEIAEGRGTEKGGVWLDVSHLPREQILEKLPRLYRTMIDLQMLDITESPMEVAPTAHYSMGGVWVRPDDHGTGVDGLYAIGEASSGLHGANRLGGNSLIELMVYGRITGETAAEYVRARTEVHRDPAAVAEARAEIDGFLTSTGTETPRRLQRAVRDLMTEHAGVIRTEQSLREGLAKLAVLEERATHVGAHPDIAGFDDLAHAFDLLGSLLAARATLESAVERRETRGCHNRADYPETDPALRGNMIWSPAGGVSFEPLPDAPESFRILAEASASDSVVGKLVE
- a CDS encoding FUSC family protein — protein: MRPQRLERRMRASLSTVRPSLRGAVTRARLLFAAKTALAVAVAWLIAPHMPGVTDDYPYYAPFGALISMYPTLMSSFRSGLQTLLGLGVGIGLAALVLLTVGPSVWSIIGVVGIGVLVSGTGWFGIGREYIPMAALFVLIIGGADAEDYSLGYVTQTAVGVVVGLLVNLIIPPAPLVSEAAGRIDAFQQRLAAHLDDIAAALTEKWPPERDGWMQDAGALAETSRSLRDALAEADESRRGNPRAWRGRADTSEEHARLEVLVEVAHQIRDVSGCLSDTINGRPSAFPLDPELVEPLSRACSAVADVLGAEAGEAVELHVRASDAVQTLLRAVHARSIEMDAVAGPGVLSAMHLQRILGMLAPADGDDAQRDVAQPDEADPQRSE